A DNA window from Synechococcus sp. UW179A contains the following coding sequences:
- the ahcY gene encoding adenosylhomocysteinase encodes MVAAPTSAAELKLGVDCVIADINQADFGRKELDIAETEMPGLMALRKKYGSEKPLKGARIAGSLHMTIQTAVLIETLVELGADVRWASCNIFSTQDHAAAAIAAKGIPVFAVKGETLEEYWAYTHRILEWGDGGSPNMILDDGGDATGLVMLGSKAEQDITVLDNPSNEEETYLFASIKKKLAQDSSFYSRTKAQIQGVTEETTTGVARLYKMQKSGELPFPAINVNDSVTKSKFDNLYGCRESLVDSIKRATDVMVAGKQALVIGYGDVGKGSAQSLRGLGATVCIAEVDPICALQAAMEGYRVVRLEDVVGEMDIFVTATGNYQVIRNEHLVKMKDEAIVCNIGHFDNEIDVASLKNYEWENIKPQVDHITLPSGNKIILLAEGRLVNLGCATGHPSFVMSNSFTNQVLAQIEIFTKGKEYGKEVYVLPKHLDEMVARLHLGRIGAQLTELSKDQADYINVPVQGPYKPDHYRY; translated from the coding sequence ATGGTGGCAGCGCCCACGTCCGCGGCTGAGCTGAAGCTTGGCGTCGATTGCGTTATTGCTGATATCAATCAGGCTGATTTCGGCCGAAAGGAACTCGATATCGCCGAGACCGAGATGCCTGGCTTGATGGCATTGCGCAAGAAATACGGCAGCGAAAAGCCTTTGAAGGGAGCCCGCATCGCCGGTTCACTGCACATGACCATTCAGACTGCGGTTCTGATTGAAACCTTGGTCGAGCTTGGCGCCGATGTGCGTTGGGCTTCCTGCAACATTTTCTCGACGCAGGACCATGCGGCGGCGGCGATTGCGGCCAAGGGAATCCCCGTGTTCGCGGTGAAGGGCGAAACCCTTGAGGAGTATTGGGCATACACCCACCGCATCCTCGAGTGGGGTGATGGCGGCTCCCCCAACATGATTCTGGACGACGGTGGCGACGCCACCGGCTTAGTGATGCTGGGAAGCAAGGCCGAGCAGGACATCACAGTTCTCGACAACCCCTCCAATGAGGAAGAGACCTACCTCTTCGCCTCGATCAAAAAGAAGCTGGCACAGGATTCCAGTTTTTACAGCCGTACCAAAGCCCAGATTCAGGGCGTCACTGAGGAGACCACCACAGGTGTGGCTCGTCTTTACAAGATGCAGAAGAGTGGCGAGTTGCCTTTCCCTGCGATCAATGTCAATGATTCGGTGACCAAGAGCAAATTCGACAACCTCTACGGTTGCCGCGAATCATTGGTTGACAGCATTAAGCGCGCCACTGACGTAATGGTGGCTGGCAAGCAAGCGCTGGTGATTGGCTACGGCGACGTGGGCAAGGGCTCGGCCCAGTCCCTGCGTGGACTGGGTGCCACGGTGTGCATTGCAGAGGTGGATCCCATTTGTGCTCTGCAGGCTGCCATGGAGGGTTATCGCGTCGTCCGTCTGGAAGATGTCGTCGGAGAGATGGACATCTTTGTAACTGCCACCGGCAACTATCAGGTGATCCGCAATGAGCACCTGGTGAAGATGAAGGATGAGGCGATTGTCTGCAACATCGGTCATTTTGATAATGAAATCGATGTGGCTTCACTCAAGAATTATGAGTGGGAAAACATCAAGCCCCAGGTCGATCACATCACCCTGCCCAGCGGCAACAAGATCATCCTTCTGGCAGAAGGGCGTCTAGTGAACCTGGGTTGTGCCACCGGCCACCCCAGCTTCGTGATGAGTAACTCCTTCACCAATCAGGTGTTGGCTCAGATTGAGATCTTCACCAAGGGCAAAGAGTACGGAAAGGAGGTTTACGTTCTTCCGAAACATCTCGACGAGATGGTGGCTCGTCTGCACCTGGGTCGCATCGGTGCCCAGCTCACCGAGCTGAGCAAGGATCAAGCCGATTACATCAATGTGCCGGTTCAAGGCCCTTACAAGCCAGATCACTATCGTTACTGA